In Macaca fascicularis isolate 582-1 chromosome X, T2T-MFA8v1.1, one DNA window encodes the following:
- the SMIM10L2B gene encoding small integral membrane protein 10-like protein 2B — protein MAASAALSAAAAAAALSGLAVRLSRSAAARGSYSAFCKGLTRTLLTFFDLAWRLRMNFPYFYIVASVMLNVRLQVRIE, from the coding sequence ATGGCGGCGTCGGCGGCTCTGTctgcggcagcggcggcggcggccctgTCTGGCCTGGCGGTGCGTCTGTCACGCTCAGCGGCCGCCCGAGGCTCGTACAGCGCCTTCTGCAAGGGGCTTACGCGCACGCTGCTCACCTTCTTCGACCTGGCCTGGCGGCTGCGCATGAACTTCCCCTACTTCTACATCGTGGCCTCAGTGATGCTCAACGTCCGCCTGCAAGTGCGTATCGAGTGA